In the genome of Pseudomonas protegens, one region contains:
- a CDS encoding phage tail assembly chaperone, translating to MPYVQRTESGRIFGQFANLQPGFAEEWIEEGSPELSPIDPDQLALAERVWRDGELVAVMWLRERHRDQLEIEAPTTLTGEQFKELLVYMQALRDWPQSPDFPASQHRPISPTWLAGQIE from the coding sequence ATGCCGTATGTACAGCGCACCGAGAGCGGCCGAATTTTCGGTCAGTTCGCAAACCTGCAGCCTGGTTTCGCGGAAGAGTGGATAGAAGAGGGTTCGCCGGAGTTGTCGCCGATTGATCCCGACCAGCTCGCGCTTGCCGAGCGTGTTTGGCGTGACGGCGAGTTAGTTGCGGTCATGTGGCTGCGCGAGCGGCACCGCGATCAGCTTGAAATTGAAGCCCCTACAACGTTGACGGGGGAACAGTTCAAGGAGCTGCTTGTGTACATGCAAGCTCTGCGCGACTGGCCACAGTCACCGGACTTTCCTGCTAGTCAGCACCGCCCAATATCTCCGACTTGGTTAGCAGGGCAGATCGAGTAA
- a CDS encoding NAD(P)H-dependent oxidoreductase, translating into MKVLIVHAHPEPQSFTAALRDQARSTLEAQGHQVQVSDLYAMNWNPVASAADFAARDNPDYLVYALEQRLGVKNQSIAADIQAELDKLLWADLLILNFPVFWFSVPAMLKGWIDRVLVSGVCYGGKRFYDQGGLVGKKALVTLTLGGREHMFGEGAIHGPLEDMLRPLLRGTLAYVGCDVLEPFVAWHVPYISQEAREEFLHRYRQRLEHLADEQPLVFPRLDQFDEALHPLPA; encoded by the coding sequence ATGAAGGTACTGATCGTCCACGCCCACCCCGAACCGCAATCCTTCACCGCCGCCTTGCGCGACCAGGCCCGCAGCACCCTGGAGGCCCAGGGGCACCAGGTGCAGGTCAGCGATTTATACGCAATGAACTGGAACCCGGTGGCCAGCGCCGCCGACTTTGCCGCCCGGGACAACCCGGATTACCTGGTGTACGCCCTGGAGCAGCGCCTGGGGGTGAAGAACCAGAGCATCGCCGCCGACATCCAGGCAGAGCTGGACAAGCTGCTGTGGGCTGACCTGTTGATCCTCAACTTCCCGGTGTTCTGGTTCTCGGTGCCGGCCATGCTCAAGGGCTGGATCGACCGGGTGCTGGTGTCGGGGGTGTGTTATGGCGGCAAGCGTTTCTATGACCAGGGCGGGCTGGTGGGCAAGAAAGCCCTGGTGACCCTGACCCTGGGCGGGCGCGAGCACATGTTTGGCGAAGGCGCGATCCATGGCCCGCTGGAGGACATGCTGCGTCCGTTGCTGCGGGGTACGTTGGCCTATGTCGGCTGTGATGTGCTGGAGCCCTTTGTGGCCTGGCACGTGCCCTACATCAGCCAGGAAGCCCGAGAAGAATTCCTGCACCGCTACCGGCAGCGCCTGGAGCATCTTGCAGACGAGCAACCGCTGGTTTTCCCCCGTCTGGACCAATTCGACGAAGCCCTGCACCCCCTCCCAGCCTGA
- a CDS encoding pyridoxal phosphate-dependent aminotransferase, producing the protein MRFSQLTQRIAGDGAAAWDIHYRALAKRERGEEVWLLSVGDPDFDTPQPIVQAAIDSLQAGHTHYADVRGKRALREAIARRHQQRSGQVVDAEQVVVLAGAQCALYSVAQCLLDPGDEVIVAEPMYVTYEAVFGACNAQVVPLPVRAEDGFRVQPAAVAARITGKTRALVLNSPHNPTGASIPRATWEALAALCIEHDLWLICDEVYSELLYEGEHVSPASLPGMAERTATLNSLSKSHAMTGWRLGWVVAPSSLAAHLENLALCMLYGSPEFIQDAAIVALEQPLPQLRQMAEAYRQRRDLVCDCLADCPGARPLKPDGGMFVMVDIRATGLSAQAFSQRLLDEQGVSVLAGEAFGPSAAGHIRLGLVLQPEDLREACRRIAQCAEHCLSRRVAPATLPTA; encoded by the coding sequence CGACCCGGATTTCGACACTCCGCAACCCATCGTCCAGGCGGCCATCGACAGCCTGCAGGCCGGCCACACCCATTACGCCGATGTGCGCGGCAAGCGCGCCTTGCGCGAGGCCATTGCCCGGCGCCATCAGCAGCGCAGCGGGCAAGTGGTGGATGCCGAGCAAGTGGTGGTGCTGGCCGGTGCCCAGTGCGCGCTGTACAGCGTGGCCCAGTGCCTGCTGGACCCGGGCGATGAGGTGATCGTGGCCGAGCCGATGTACGTCACCTATGAAGCGGTATTCGGCGCCTGCAATGCCCAGGTGGTGCCGCTGCCGGTGCGGGCCGAGGACGGCTTTCGGGTGCAGCCCGCAGCGGTGGCCGCGCGCATCACCGGCAAGACTCGGGCCCTGGTGCTCAACAGCCCGCACAACCCCACGGGCGCGAGCATTCCCCGGGCCACCTGGGAGGCCCTGGCGGCACTGTGCATCGAACATGACCTGTGGCTGATCTGCGACGAGGTCTACAGCGAGCTGCTGTACGAGGGCGAGCATGTCAGCCCGGCCAGCCTGCCGGGCATGGCCGAGCGCACTGCGACCCTCAACAGCCTGTCCAAGTCCCACGCCATGACCGGCTGGCGCCTGGGCTGGGTGGTGGCGCCGTCGTCCCTGGCCGCGCACCTGGAAAACCTCGCCCTGTGCATGCTCTACGGCTCGCCGGAATTCATCCAGGACGCGGCCATCGTGGCCCTGGAGCAACCCTTGCCGCAGCTGCGGCAGATGGCCGAGGCCTATCGCCAGCGGCGGGATCTGGTCTGCGACTGCCTGGCCGATTGCCCCGGCGCGCGGCCGCTGAAGCCCGACGGCGGCATGTTCGTCATGGTCGACATCCGCGCCACCGGGCTCAGCGCCCAGGCCTTCAGCCAGCGCCTGCTGGACGAGCAGGGCGTCTCGGTGCTGGCCGGCGAAGCCTTCGGCCCCAGCGCCGCCGGGCATATCCGCCTGGGGCTGGTGCTGCAGCCGGAGGACTTGCGCGAAGCCTGCCGGCGGATTGCCCAGTGCGCCGAGCACTGCCTGAGTCGCCGCGTTGCCCCCGCCACTTTGCCTACTGCTTGA